The following proteins are encoded in a genomic region of Streptococcus constellatus subsp. constellatus:
- a CDS encoding Spy0128 family protein, which yields MIKKAMNLVGVALLLASTILSPASAVAQTLSNQSSTVTTQSSPKTGTTEQPTSPTESTQKAADTSSSQGQQPATENKAEANSNEQENKPSTSKEESSDASQVKEDTSSQKASKVEEKSETQPGAPPAAKDTKDTQAAPKTKRAAKEIDAITKFSITDKDGKPLNKPLQQWERFKINGTFTLPNNEVQEGDYTTITLPKELVLEKSSDFDIVDKNGNVVARAAVDAENRTLKLTYTKYVEDKSDIKGSFYFYTYINHHIVKEKKKVPIEIAVNRKVIKVGEPEFGGPNPPSQDNLIKSGNFQSDSTITYDLVVNSSGKAIRDAKVTDILTTPKISYIRNSFKIYKGKWVIKDNRWVLQNRTDVTSQFTVEFLSDSSFSIRLGNIKAGEGYHVIYNAKPNYKLQNGEIIKNTATLWSSQTKIVETIRPNMYLEAGGSAEGYVYSITLHKKDETSGASLAGAVFRVTRDRNGAVVGDFTTDSTGKVTIPNLLKDNYTIKEIKAPDGYQLTGKEIKVKPEDFGTTKSITKDIVNKKIEKVFTQLQIEKELIGRKLKDREFEFELKKEGDQNPIQTKTNDVNGKVTFDPINYTEEGTHKYIISEKRKVNPEKGINYDPNDIYVTVVISRDASGKLVSTVKYEGIDGQGGREEKNKFTNYYLPEKTSTKLSVTKKLIGRKLQKNEFEFDLKENGQVLQTVKNAADGKVQFKELEYTKAGTYHYTISEKAGDVPGVEYEPNLISATVTVEDKGGKLEVTKVTYSKAGEETKAPTFINQYTPGKTFARLEVNKVLTGRQLQKDEFEFELTGKEDHIHQTKKNTADGKVQFDRIEYTKVGEYHYTIKEKNNGLGGITYDSKEIKVTVKVTDDGKGKLNSEIFYENNDQTFKNTYSATKTNIQLSVKKVLTGRKLKAQEFEFDLVDNTEVSPTVGKILQTVKNNANGEVNFKSLEYTKAGTYEYFIRENKGSAPGVTYDQKFITVTVEVKEKSGKLEVSKVTYMTDGEEIKKPTFNNRYTPVKTSAKLEVKKVLTGRPLQEGEFEFELKDLQRNKKILETVKNTADGKVQFKELKYTKAGIYHYTISEKAGDVPGVEYEPNLISATVTVEDKGGKLEVTKIAYSKAGEETKDPTFINQYTPGKTFARLEVNKILTGRQLQKDEFEFELTGKEDHIHQTKKNTADGKVQFDRIEYTKVGEYHYTIKEKNNGLGGITYDPKEVKATVKITDDGKGKLHSEIVYEKNDTTFNNTYTTQATSATFDVTKELTGRKLKAQEFEFELKEDGKPDVLQTAKNDAKGKVQFQAINYDKAGEYHYTITEKNNGLTGVTYDSSKVKVTVKVTDDGKGKLSASVTYDGGKKTFKNTFTPKEITVPLQVTKALTGRNLQDDEFEFELYDGQNKLLQTVKNKADGTIPFKALKFTKTGLYNYLIKEKAGKVPGVGYDKQPIKVTIRVQQEEDGQLIYNIVYLGLDESGKNQISKQSFTNKYTAKGTDATFSVTKKLTGRALKDGEFSFELKEDGKADVLQTKKNDKDGKVQFDAIKYQTVGTHKYTITEKNTGLGGVTYDTKTIKVTVEVTDNGKGQLVSKVTYENNDQTFNNTYSSQKVSAQLGVTKELTGRALNDQEFEFELVGSDDNIRQTKKNAADGRVTFDAIDYTKVGTYHYTIKEKDNGLGGVTYDKKEIKATVKVTDDGNGQLVAQVSYDTANPTFRNTYLAKETTATLEANKVLTGRDLEANEFAFDLIDPNGKVVETVKNAKDGKISFKELAFKTTGTYTYTIKEQAGALGGVKYDTKVIKATVTVTDDGKGQLHATVAYENNQNTFTNTYSADKATATLSAKKLLEGRNLKEGEFEFELTGTDDQVRQTKTNAQDGSVTFDTIEYTKVGTYHYTITEKDTKLGGVKYDTKVIKATVTVTDDGQGRLVTKVSYEKDDQTFKNTYSAAKTNAQLSVKKALTGRALKDGEFEFELKGSDDKVTQSKKNAQDGSVTFDTIEYTKTGTYHYTITEKDTKLQGITYDKKVIKVTVEVTDDGNGQLHAKVSYDKNIKTFENRYTPPKKGLPKTGTVIHTLAIFIGLIVLAGAVYLIKKKS from the coding sequence ATGATTAAAAAAGCGATGAATCTTGTTGGGGTTGCATTATTGCTGGCTTCAACAATCTTATCACCAGCTAGTGCTGTTGCTCAGACATTGTCGAATCAATCTTCTACAGTGACAACTCAGTCATCTCCGAAAACAGGAACGACTGAACAGCCAACGTCTCCTACTGAGTCAACGCAAAAGGCAGCAGATACTAGTTCTAGTCAGGGGCAGCAGCCTGCTACTGAGAATAAAGCGGAAGCTAATTCAAATGAGCAGGAAAATAAGCCAAGCACCTCAAAAGAAGAAAGCTCTGATGCTAGCCAAGTAAAAGAAGATACATCTTCACAAAAAGCTAGTAAGGTAGAGGAAAAGAGTGAGACTCAGCCAGGAGCTCCACCTGCTGCTAAAGATACTAAAGATACCCAAGCAGCTCCTAAAACAAAAAGGGCAGCAAAAGAAATAGACGCGATTACGAAATTTAGTATTACAGATAAAGACGGGAAACCATTAAACAAACCGTTGCAACAATGGGAGCGGTTTAAAATAAATGGAACATTTACCTTACCTAATAATGAAGTTCAAGAGGGTGACTATACAACAATAACTCTTCCAAAGGAACTTGTTCTTGAAAAATCTTCTGATTTTGATATTGTAGATAAAAACGGTAATGTTGTGGCTCGTGCAGCTGTTGATGCAGAGAATCGAACGTTAAAGTTGACCTATACAAAATATGTTGAAGACAAATCAGATATCAAGGGTAGCTTTTATTTTTATACTTATATTAATCATCATATCGTAAAGGAAAAGAAAAAAGTTCCAATCGAAATTGCAGTTAATCGAAAAGTGATTAAGGTGGGAGAACCAGAATTTGGAGGTCCAAATCCGCCATCACAAGATAATTTGATAAAATCGGGTAATTTTCAATCGGACAGTACCATCACCTATGATCTTGTCGTGAATTCGTCAGGGAAAGCAATCCGTGATGCAAAAGTAACAGATATTTTAACAACACCGAAAATTTCCTATATTAGAAATAGTTTTAAAATTTACAAAGGGAAATGGGTTATTAAAGACAATCGTTGGGTTTTGCAAAACAGAACTGATGTTACAAGTCAATTTACAGTAGAGTTTCTATCTGATTCATCATTTTCTATCAGGTTAGGTAATATAAAAGCTGGTGAAGGCTACCATGTTATCTATAATGCGAAGCCAAACTATAAATTACAAAATGGTGAAATTATTAAAAATACTGCGACTCTTTGGTCAAGTCAAACTAAAATTGTAGAAACGATTCGCCCAAACATGTATCTAGAGGCGGGCGGAAGTGCAGAAGGCTATGTTTATTCTATAACCTTGCATAAAAAAGATGAAACCTCTGGAGCATCTTTGGCAGGAGCAGTCTTTAGAGTAACACGTGATCGGAATGGTGCTGTTGTAGGAGACTTCACTACGGATAGTACAGGAAAAGTCACGATTCCTAATTTGCTGAAAGATAATTATACTATTAAAGAAATCAAAGCGCCAGATGGTTATCAGTTAACAGGCAAAGAAATTAAGGTTAAACCAGAAGACTTTGGAACAACTAAATCCATAACAAAAGATATCGTCAATAAAAAAATTGAAAAAGTATTTACACAATTACAAATTGAGAAAGAATTAATTGGTCGGAAACTTAAAGATAGAGAATTTGAATTTGAATTGAAGAAAGAGGGAGACCAAAATCCAATTCAAACAAAAACAAATGATGTCAACGGTAAAGTAACATTTGATCCAATTAACTATACTGAAGAAGGTACGCATAAGTACATTATTTCTGAAAAACGCAAAGTAAACCCTGAAAAAGGGATTAATTATGATCCGAACGATATCTATGTGACAGTGGTTATTTCAAGAGATGCGTCTGGTAAGTTAGTGTCAACTGTCAAGTATGAAGGTATTGATGGCCAAGGTGGTAGAGAAGAAAAGAATAAGTTCACAAACTATTACCTTCCAGAGAAGACAAGCACAAAACTTTCTGTAACTAAGAAATTAATTGGTCGCAAACTTCAAAAAAATGAATTTGAGTTTGACTTAAAAGAAAATGGGCAAGTTCTCCAAACTGTAAAAAATGCGGCTGATGGTAAGGTTCAATTCAAAGAGCTTGAATATACTAAAGCAGGAACCTATCATTATACCATTAGTGAAAAGGCTGGTGATGTTCCAGGAGTTGAATATGAACCGAATCTTATCTCGGCAACTGTAACTGTCGAAGATAAGGGAGGAAAACTTGAAGTTACAAAGGTCACTTATTCGAAAGCTGGTGAGGAGACGAAGGCTCCAACCTTTATCAACCAATACACTCCAGGAAAGACTTTCGCTCGATTAGAAGTGAACAAAGTTCTGACAGGTCGTCAGCTACAAAAAGACGAGTTTGAGTTTGAGTTGACTGGTAAGGAAGATCATATTCACCAAACGAAGAAAAACACTGCAGATGGGAAAGTCCAGTTCGATCGGATTGAATATACTAAAGTAGGTGAATACCATTACACTATTAAAGAAAAAAACAATGGTCTAGGTGGCATCACTTATGATTCGAAAGAAATAAAAGTTACTGTCAAAGTTACAGATGACGGCAAAGGGAAACTGAATTCTGAAATTTTCTATGAAAATAATGATCAAACTTTCAAGAACACATACTCAGCTACTAAAACAAATATACAACTCTCCGTTAAGAAAGTATTGACTGGTCGCAAACTGAAAGCGCAAGAGTTTGAGTTTGATTTGGTTGATAATACTGAAGTTAGTCCAACTGTTGGTAAAATCTTGCAAACTGTTAAAAATAACGCCAATGGTGAGGTCAATTTCAAATCATTGGAATATACTAAAGCAGGAACTTATGAATATTTTATCCGAGAGAACAAAGGTTCTGCACCAGGAGTTACCTATGACCAAAAATTTATCACGGTAACAGTAGAAGTCAAGGAGAAATCCGGTAAACTTGAAGTTAGCAAAGTGACTTATATGACAGATGGAGAAGAAATTAAAAAACCAACTTTCAATAATCGCTATACTCCAGTTAAAACATCTGCTAAGTTAGAAGTGAAAAAGGTTTTAACAGGTCGTCCTCTTCAAGAAGGTGAATTTGAATTTGAACTCAAAGATCTACAACGAAATAAAAAGATTTTAGAAACTGTAAAAAATACGGCTGATGGTAAGGTTCAATTCAAAGAGCTTAAATATACTAAAGCAGGAATCTATCATTATACCATTAGTGAAAAAGCTGGTGATGTTCCAGGAGTTGAATATGAACCGAATCTTATCTCGGCAACTGTAACTGTCGAAGATAAGGGAGGAAAACTTGAAGTTACAAAGATCGCTTATTCGAAAGCTGGTGAGGAGACGAAGGATCCAACCTTTATCAACCAATACACTCCAGGAAAAACGTTTGCCCGATTAGAGGTAAATAAAATTCTGACAGGCCGTCAGCTACAAAAAGACGAGTTTGAGTTTGAGTTGACTGGTAAGGAAGATCATATTCACCAAACGAAGAAAAACACTGCAGATGGGAAAGTCCAGTTCGATCGGATTGAATATACTAAAGTAGGTGAATACCATTACACTATTAAAGAAAAAAACAATGGTCTAGGTGGCATCACTTATGATCCGAAAGAAGTAAAAGCTACTGTCAAAATTACAGATGACGGCAAAGGAAAACTACATTCTGAAATTGTCTATGAAAAAAACGACACTACCTTCAACAACACCTACACCACTCAAGCTACTTCTGCAACCTTCGATGTAACCAAGGAGTTAACGGGTCGCAAACTGAAAGCGCAAGAGTTTGAGTTTGAGTTGAAGGAAGATGGTAAGCCAGATGTTCTTCAAACGGCTAAAAATGATGCCAAAGGAAAAGTTCAGTTCCAAGCTATTAACTACGACAAGGCAGGTGAGTACCACTACACCATTACAGAAAAAAATAATGGTCTGACAGGAGTTACTTATGACTCGAGCAAAGTCAAAGTCACAGTTAAAGTAACGGATGATGGTAAAGGGAAGCTAAGTGCTTCCGTGACTTATGACGGTGGTAAAAAGACCTTTAAGAATACGTTCACACCAAAAGAAATCACAGTGCCACTGCAGGTGACAAAAGCCTTAACGGGTCGAAATCTACAAGATGACGAGTTTGAGTTTGAATTATACGATGGACAAAACAAGCTACTTCAAACAGTTAAAAATAAAGCAGATGGTACGATTCCTTTCAAAGCTCTTAAGTTCACCAAGACTGGTCTTTACAACTACCTTATCAAAGAGAAAGCTGGTAAGGTTCCAGGTGTTGGCTACGATAAACAACCAATTAAGGTTACCATTCGTGTTCAACAGGAAGAGGATGGACAGTTGATTTACAATATCGTCTACCTCGGTCTTGACGAGAGCGGTAAGAATCAAATTTCTAAACAAAGCTTTACAAATAAATATACTGCCAAAGGTACCGATGCTACTTTCTCTGTCACGAAGAAATTAACCGGACGTGCTTTGAAGGATGGCGAGTTTAGTTTTGAACTGAAAGAAGACGGCAAGGCAGACGTTCTTCAAACCAAGAAGAATGATAAAGATGGTAAGGTTCAATTTGATGCAATCAAGTATCAAACCGTTGGTACTCACAAGTACACCATTACAGAGAAAAACACAGGATTGGGTGGTGTGACTTACGACACCAAGACCATCAAGGTAACAGTTGAAGTCACCGATAATGGTAAAGGTCAGCTTGTTTCAAAAGTAACCTATGAAAACAATGACCAAACCTTCAACAATACATACTCTAGTCAAAAGGTTAGTGCACAACTAGGCGTGACTAAAGAACTGACAGGTCGTGCATTAAACGACCAAGAGTTTGAATTTGAATTAGTCGGATCTGATGACAACATTCGTCAAACGAAGAAAAATGCAGCAGACGGTCGTGTTACTTTTGATGCGATTGACTATACAAAAGTTGGCACTTATCATTACACCATCAAAGAGAAAGACAATGGCTTAGGTGGTGTGACCTATGATAAGAAAGAAATCAAAGCGACTGTCAAAGTTACTGATGATGGCAATGGTCAGTTAGTTGCCCAAGTATCTTATGATACAGCTAATCCAACCTTCCGCAATACTTACCTTGCTAAGGAAACAACTGCGACATTAGAAGCGAACAAAGTGCTAACTGGTCGCGACCTAGAAGCGAATGAATTTGCCTTTGACTTGATTGATCCAAACGGTAAAGTGGTTGAAACCGTTAAGAACGCTAAAGATGGTAAGATTTCATTTAAAGAGTTGGCATTCAAAACAACTGGAACCTATACTTATACCATTAAAGAACAAGCTGGTGCTTTAGGCGGTGTGAAATATGACACCAAAGTAATTAAAGCAACAGTCACTGTCACGGATGATGGTAAAGGTCAACTACATGCAACAGTTGCTTATGAAAACAACCAAAACACCTTCACGAATACTTATTCAGCAGATAAAGCCACTGCAACTCTTTCTGCTAAGAAGCTATTAGAAGGTCGTAACCTCAAAGAAGGGGAATTTGAATTTGAACTGACTGGTACAGACGATCAAGTTCGCCAAACGAAGACAAATGCACAAGATGGTAGCGTCACTTTCGATACCATTGAGTATACTAAGGTGGGTACTTATCACTACACCATCACCGAAAAAGATACGAAACTCGGTGGTGTGAAATATGACACCAAAGTGATCAAAGCGACTGTCACTGTTACAGACGATGGTCAAGGCCGCTTAGTGACAAAAGTTTCTTATGAAAAAGATGATCAGACCTTCAAGAACACTTATTCCGCTGCAAAAACAAACGCACAACTCTCTGTTAAGAAAGCCTTGACAGGTCGTGCTTTGAAAGATGGCGAGTTTGAGTTTGAATTGAAGGGCTCAGATGATAAAGTTACTCAAAGCAAGAAGAATGCTCAAGACGGTAGTGTCACTTTCGACACCATTGAGTACACAAAAACTGGCACTTATCATTACACCATCACTGAAAAAGATACAAAACTTCAAGGAATCACTTATGATAAGAAAGTCATTAAAGTTACAGTTGAAGTAACAGACGATGGCAATGGTCAGTTGCACGCTAAAGTAAGTTACGACAAGAACATCAAGACATTTGAAAATCGCTATACTCCACCGAAGAAGGGCTTACCTAAGACAGGTACTGTCATTCATACGTTAGCTATTTTCATTGGACTCATTGTTTTGGCTGGTGCAGTTTATCTTATTAAGAAAAAATCTTGA